The following coding sequences lie in one Zingiber officinale cultivar Zhangliang chromosome 2B, Zo_v1.1, whole genome shotgun sequence genomic window:
- the LOC122048725 gene encoding F-box protein At1g10780-like: MVSAAASSLEDLVIHCPFFGRSLASCLALCDRSLRSLDLRMNFFDGGLDCVSLAKGLESLKLWHPSLISSPNWGLPAYGRLCKLELVGGIVLSEHLADMMRACPHLTDLILIRCCSEGAISIELERLERCKLDLYFTVHCSLNLNSPRLQDLDIQGFYQIRVGHNHRLKRLSIANSEGNVTMVDVGNLPELEYLSIEGQHWYWSEIRSLLRNAIEVEHLAINIEYSGDFLEPETFPAIQLEEFFSNHRKLQVGGHPRCVLRSISAWY; the protein is encoded by the exons ATGGTttccgccgccgcctcctccctCGAGGATCTCGTCATCCACTGTCCCTTTTTCGGCCGCAGCCTCGCCTCCTGCCTCGCCCTCTGCGACCGATCCCTCCGCTCCCTCGATCTCCGCATGAACTTCTTCGACGGCGGGCTCGACTGCGTCAGCCTCGCCAAAGGGTTAGAGTCTCTCAAGCTCTGGCATCCCTCCCTGATTTCTTCTCCCAATTGGGGTTTGCCCGCCTACGGGAGATTGTGCAAATTGGAGCTGGTCGGCGGCATTGTTCTCAGCGAACATTTGGCCGACATGATGCGTGCTTGCCCCCATCTCACTGACTTGATTCTAATTAGATGCTGTTCGGAAGGCGCGATCTCGATTGAACTGGAGCGATTGGAGAGATGCAAGTTGGACCTCTATTTTACAGTGCATTGTTCCCTAAATCTGAACTCGCCGAGGCTTCAAGACCTTGATATCCAAGGATTTTACCAGATTCGAGTCGGCCATAATCACCGGTTAAAGAGGCTTTCCATCGCAAACAGTGAAG GTAATGTGACGATGGTGGATGTGGGGAATCTACCGGAGCTGGAGTATTTGTCGATCGAAGGTCAACATTGGTATTGGAGTGAGATAAGGTCTCTTCTACGAAATGCAATTGAGGTGGAGCACTTGGCCATTAACATTGAATATTCTGGCGATTTCCTTGAACCAGAAACTTTTCCAGCGATTCAATTGGAAGAATTCTTCAGCAACCACAGGAAACTACAAGTTGGAGGACATCCACGGTGCGTTCTTCGCAGCATTTCAGCATGGTATTAG